The following is a genomic window from Fundulus heteroclitus isolate FHET01 chromosome 16, MU-UCD_Fhet_4.1, whole genome shotgun sequence.
tttacttgtgcattatgcataagaactgatcacagtgattatacaatgttgaaaaacatttattcacattttttggaacttaaaaatactgttctgcatgacaaaatacatcaaacagataaaaattaagaaatgatttgaatttttttcacacctgaagcttaatctgctgattaaaacacagcgcccctcgtggacaatataggaactgcatattttcaattaaaacgaagtacatgtttttttcaataattgttttatcattttcttccttttatctcctctttctttcaccttttgttttttttcttcttgctcttcctttcctctcctactttcccattgtagtgtccatatcatttgagatattccccgcatgaatcataataaaactattcacattcataaataaagcagagcactatggcaaaagcagtactgctccacttgtgaaaatcaaatctgatgagctctttttggcattaagacaacaattattattgccacattgccagacaggaaactggaaaaaaaaaaaaaaaaaaaaaaagaaaatatatatatatatatatatatatatatatatatatatatatatatatatatatatatatatatatatatatatatatatatatatatatatatccatccatccatccattttccaaaccgctttatccctcatggggtcacgggggttgctggtgcctatctccagcgttcaccgggcgagaggcggggtacaccctggacaggtcgccagtctgtcgcagggcaacacagagggacaaacaaccattcacgcacacactcacacctaaggacaatttggagaagccaattaacctaacagtcatgtttttggtctgtgggaggaagccggagtacccggagagaacccacgcatgtacagggagaacatgcaaactccatgcagaaagacccagggtgtactcgaacccaggaccttcttgctgcaaggcaacagcgctacccactgcgccactgtacagcctatatataatatatagatatatatatatatatatatatatatatatatatatatatatatatatatatatatatatatatatatatatattatatatatatatatatatatatatatttattttttttttagccacagggccggactaaattgttcggcgggccggatccggcccgcgggccgtatgtttgacacccctgccctaaaGGGATGAAGATCTGCTTTTCCAAACCCCAAAGAGATCACAGAACACTTCAAACATCGCGGTCTGACGGCTCTCTGAACCCTCCTCCAGATTTTGGACCCGACGCTAACGTCCCGTTCGGTCAGAGCTACGGTTCCCGCCTACCGTGTGGAGCCAGGGTGGTGTAGCCCGTCTGCGGGATGCTCCAGGGACTCCACTCGGTGCGACCCTCTCCACGGGCGCAGACCCGGAACAAGTAATCGGTGTGCGGGTCCAGGTGGAGAATCAGGAACTCACAATCCCGGCCGATGTAGGCGTCCTCGTACTGGCTGCCCCCGGTGCCCGACCGCCGGTACTGCAGCCGGTAGTCTGCGGCCGCGAAGTCCTCGTCCACCTGCGATTCAGGACGTTTTTGACGTCTATCGCATGTAGCAGGATACCAGAACCGGATCCacgttaataaataaaaagggtttCAGCACGCTAACCTTGCACCAGCGGACCAAGATGCTGCCCGGCCTCTCCTGCAGCTCGTCTATCTGGACGGGCGGATGGGACGAGACGCAGCCGTGGCGGGACACTCTGTCCCTCAGCACGCTCAGGAGGGAGTCGTCCAGTTGGGCCGAAACACACGGGACGTCCACCAAAGCCGGCACCTCAGGAaggctggagaaaaaaaaaacaggataaatcAGCGGGGAGTAAACCCGTGTGGAGCGCGGCGCGGCGGCGGTCCTACCTGTCCAGCTGGATGTGCATGGCTTTCTTCGTGAAGCTGCCCAGTTTGTCCTCCTTTTCTCCGAGGCCGCAGCGCAGAGCTGCTTCTCCTGCAGGCGGAAAGGAACCTGAGGTTTAGTCCCGCTGACCTTCATCAAGCAAAGATCACACGTGAACCTCCGGGGGGTTTGCTGACCCTCTCTCAGCAGCTCGTCGGCCTGCCCCACGCCGTGCTCGATGAGGCTCTGGCAGTCGTCCAGAGGTTTGACGCTGTCGGCCTCGATGGCGTCCACCTCGGCCAGCAGGCCGGCCAGACGCTCCGACAGCAGCCGGGTCGCCGCCGCCTGCAGCTCGGTGAAGTGCCTCTTGA
Proteins encoded in this region:
- the crlf3 gene encoding cytokine receptor-like factor 3, which produces MSAEVDLLLQEAKESIEAAQNYRSELQLRLQGLNQARKQIRGSSGQAREALKRHFTELQAAATRLLSERLAGLLAEVDAIEADSVKPLDDCQSLIEHGVGQADELLREGEAALRCGLGEKEDKLGSFTKKAMHIQLDSLPEVPALVDVPCVSAQLDDSLLSVLRDRVSRHGCVSSHPPVQIDELQERPGSILVRWCKVDEDFAAADYRLQYRRSGTGGSQYEDAYIGRDCEFLILHLDPHTDYLFRVCARGEGRTEWSPWSIPQTGYTTLAPHEWRSGTEGYILSSRRNIALRNDSSQSRCPVLYSDAPTYFCGQTLTFKISAAGQTDRLDGLGVCIDSQSGEESLQRDQAVCISTNGAVYVNGKEMTNQLPAIGVGSVVTFDMEVVNLLPVSNNNNLSEGGHFKLRVTIGSGNREVVFDWLVDQAVDCLFFGCSFVHSGWKVLVF